In Zea mays cultivar B73 chromosome 7, Zm-B73-REFERENCE-NAM-5.0, whole genome shotgun sequence, the following proteins share a genomic window:
- the LOC111589749 gene encoding uncharacterized protein, translating to MKIRRGWGRNFMEKFSCGGAKKDTEPEAKLTAATKISGGRPVESSNKLVNAAPTRCSSQRARQETAGSGNLSEELDKKKQQEWDKETTEGHAVSQHEAGAELDMTMIVQSMKRGKRSARRRRQSSAQLLGFNVRNMAKAGRNDQAIGSKKMKRTRRGTRSLCVHNRGAKEKKCVGGESDASHQSTPANLVKAQDSPADTDAVEHLSVPKSDTSLEPKEPCGIDADEFASNQSGVPVPADGTIMTNIWTDFKESEDAVADGLMATTDVISLYEAKENHTKLDPKIIPGLDLNDGAEKFDTSTAQSALASLLPTVSAPDPCIEFAVKLLKDETPLAAYVPQADEIIGKMVCRQKSTAVGTSKSAQGRKEKKD from the exons ATGAAGATTCGAAGAGGTTGGGGAAGGAATTTCATGGAAAAATTCAGTTGTGGAG GAGCAAAGAAAGACACTGAACCTGAGGCAAAACTAACAGCAGCCACGAAAATATCTGGTGGCAGGCCTGTGGAATCATCAAACAAATTGGTTAACGCAGCTCCTACCAGGTGCTCCTCACAGCGTGCAAGGCAAGAAACTGCAGGCAGTGGTAACTTGAGCGAGGAATTAGACAAGAAGAAACAACAAGAGTGGGATAAGGAAACTACAGAAGGTCATGCAGTGAGCCAGCATGAAGCTGGAGCAGAACTAGACATGACCATGATTGTGCAGTCTATGAAGCGCGGAAAGCGTTCAGCCCGGCGCAGGAGACAGAGTTCTGCACAACTGCTTGGGTTTAACGTCAGAAACATGGCGAAGGCAGGTCGAAATGATCAGGCTATTGGCTCAAAGAAGATGAAAAGAACTCGTAGGGGCACCAGGTCGTTGTGCGTGCATAATAGGGGAGCTAAGGAAAAGAAGTGTGTTGGAGGTGAAAGTGATGCAAGTCACCAGTCTACTCCTGCTAATTTAGTCAAGGCCCAGGATAGTCCAGCAGATACAGATGCCGTTGAACATCTCAGTGTGCCAAAATCTGACACATCATTGGAACCAAAGGAGCCATGTGGTATAGATGCAGATGAATTTGCTTCTAATCAGAGTGGTGTCCCAGTCCCAGCAGATGGCACAATCATGACTAACATTTGGACTGATTTCAAAGAGAGTGAAGACGCAGTTGCCGATGGTCTTATGGCGACGACTGATGTCATCAGTCTCTACGAAGCCAAAGAGAATCACACCAAGCTTGACCCTAAGATAATTCCAGGCTTAGATCTAAACGATGGAGCCGAGAAGTTTGATACTTCGACGGCGCAATCTGCTCTGGCATCGCTACTGCCTACCGTCTCCGCGCCAGACCCGTGCATCGAGTTTGCCGTTAAGCTTCTCAAGGACGAAACGCCACTGGCAGCATACGTTCCGCAGGCTGACGAGATCATTGGCAAAATGGTGTGCCGTCAGAAGAGCACAGCTGTTGGGACGTCAAAGTCTGCTCAGggcaggaaggagaagaaggactga
- the LOC100285976 gene encoding uncharacterized protein LOC100285976: MLLHASSAAYHPLFLVPARTGDRGGAPPRLHAAKLQTLNGLQLRSSFSALSCSCSPSPSPGDGGKRSARSLFDELSVLSPVVPWEVDDIWRIYAGYFFILHIPLSFGGLGVIAKVMQRSSLDSMTTVISTLMLQLAELVLTLVLLQYSAKPGQAIQPFFCGKVFTERNWVKETVLGFVVLITLVLTTSILADKLVGSEDAYDPVLKEILSGSPASALVCFFLYCVIAPLSEETIYRGFLLTALSSSMKWRDAVVISSLAFTVAHLSGKSSIQLFVVGCITGLAYCRTGTLAASFTIHSLYNAVLLYTALIS, from the exons ATGCTCCTACATGCGTCATCCGCTGCTTACCATCCGCTTTTCCTCGTCCCCGCCAGAACCGGAGACCGAGGAGGAGCCCCTCCTCGATTGCACGCCGCCAAACTCCAAACCCTCAACGGGCTACAGCTACGCTCTTCCTTCTCCGCTCTCAGCTGCTCCtgctctccctctccttctcccgGCGATGGTGGGAAACGCAGCGCCCGCAGCCTGTTCGAT GAGCTTTCCGTTCTTTCTCCAGTCGTTCCATGGGAGGTGGATGATATATGGAGAATATATGCAGGTTATTTCTTCATCTTGCATATCCCCCTGAGCTTTGGAGGGCTTGGTGTGATTGCCAAAGTAATGCAGCGCTCGTCACTTGACTCGATGACAACG GTAATTTCTACACTCATGCTTCAGTTAGCAGAGCTTGTTTTGACCTTAGTGCTACTCCAGTATTCTGCAAAGCCAGGGCAAGCTATCCAACCTTTCTTTTGTGGGAAGGTTTTTACAGAACGGAATTGGGTCAAAGAGACTGTATTAGGCTTTGTAGTTTTGATAACCCTGGTATTGACCACATCCATCTTAGCTGACAAATTGGTAGGGTCTGAG GATGCATATGACCCGGTATTAAAGGAGATCCTTTCTGGCAGTCCAGCCTCTGCTCTAGTGTGTTTCTTTCTCTACTGTGTTATTGCTCCACTATCAGAAGAAACCATCTACCGTGGGTTCCTTTTGACGGCTTTGTCATCTTCAATGAAATGGCGAGACGCTGTCGTGATCAGTTCGCTCGCGTTCACTGTGGCACACCTGTCCGGTAAAAGTTCCATTCAACTGTTCGTTGTTGGATGTATTACAGGGCTGGCTTACTGTCGAACTGGAACTTTAGCTGCTTCTTTCACCATTCATTCTCTGTACAATGCAGTATTATTGTATACGGCTTTGATATCATGA